One Nocardia iowensis DNA window includes the following coding sequences:
- a CDS encoding carboxymuconolactone decarboxylase family protein, producing the protein MTSTQHPTGQDDRYARGLALLEQIGDPAVLDSLADIAPGFGRLTVEFGYGDILSRPGLTLRQRQLATVGALAALGNAAPQLRFHIEGALNVGCTRTEIVETLIHASVYAGIPAALNGLTAAKEVFAARTDLPAEPVPATAPEGNRFDRGAAALAEVDGHAGEQVIASLQDIAPDFARYLIEFAFGDIYSRPGLDLRTRELVTVAMCTALGVAPQLAVHVHGLLNVGGSEKEAVEVMIQMAGYAGFPAALNGIAVARTVLAERKSHQNSDV; encoded by the coding sequence ATGACCAGCACCCAGCACCCCACCGGCCAGGACGATCGTTATGCGCGCGGCCTCGCGCTGCTCGAGCAAATCGGCGATCCGGCCGTGCTCGACAGCCTGGCCGACATCGCCCCCGGCTTCGGCCGCCTCACCGTCGAGTTCGGTTACGGCGACATCCTCTCGCGCCCCGGACTCACCCTGCGGCAGCGGCAGCTGGCCACCGTGGGCGCGCTCGCCGCCCTCGGCAACGCCGCGCCCCAACTGCGCTTCCACATCGAGGGCGCGCTCAATGTGGGCTGCACCCGCACGGAGATCGTCGAGACGCTGATCCATGCCAGCGTCTACGCGGGCATCCCGGCCGCGCTCAACGGGCTCACCGCCGCCAAGGAGGTCTTCGCCGCCCGGACCGACCTGCCCGCCGAACCCGTCCCGGCCACCGCACCGGAAGGCAACCGATTCGACCGCGGTGCGGCCGCTCTCGCCGAGGTCGACGGGCACGCGGGCGAACAGGTCATTGCCTCGCTGCAAGACATCGCCCCGGACTTCGCCCGCTACCTCATCGAGTTCGCCTTCGGCGACATCTACTCCCGGCCCGGGCTCGATCTGCGGACCCGCGAACTGGTGACCGTGGCCATGTGCACCGCCCTCGGCGTCGCGCCGCAGCTGGCAGTGCACGTCCACGGCCTGCTCAACGTCGGGGGCAGCGAAAAGGAGGCCGTCGAGGTGATGATCCAGATGGCCGGGTACGCCGGATTCCCCGCCGCGCTCAACGGAATCGCGGTGGCGCGCACGGTCTTGGCCGAGCGGAAGAGCCATCAGAATTCCGATGTCTGA
- a CDS encoding type 1 glutamine amidotransferase domain-containing protein yields the protein MAKLLFVLTGADTWTLSDGTRHPTGFWAEEFAVPYEAVKAAGHEVVVATPGGVQPPVDQGSLTADANGGQDKADKIAETLAECTELHHPVKLAEVDLTDYAAVFYPGGHGPMEDLAVDAESGKLLTAALESGKPLAVVCHGPAALLAATKADGSNAFAGYALTGFSNAEETQAGLADRAQWLLQDRLVELGADFREGEPWAPNVVVDRNLITGQNPGSSAAVATALLQKLG from the coding sequence ATGGCGAAACTACTTTTTGTGCTGACCGGTGCCGACACCTGGACACTTTCCGACGGGACCCGGCACCCGACCGGATTCTGGGCCGAGGAATTCGCGGTGCCGTACGAGGCGGTCAAGGCGGCGGGTCATGAGGTCGTGGTCGCCACCCCCGGCGGCGTGCAGCCACCGGTGGACCAGGGCAGCCTCACCGCCGACGCCAACGGCGGTCAGGACAAGGCCGACAAAATCGCCGAAACCCTGGCGGAGTGCACCGAACTGCACCATCCCGTCAAACTGGCGGAGGTCGACCTCACCGACTATGCCGCGGTCTTCTACCCCGGCGGCCACGGCCCCATGGAAGACCTCGCGGTCGATGCCGAATCCGGCAAGCTGCTCACCGCCGCACTAGAATCCGGTAAGCCGCTGGCGGTCGTCTGCCACGGGCCCGCCGCGCTGCTCGCCGCCACGAAGGCCGACGGCAGCAATGCCTTCGCCGGGTACGCGCTGACCGGATTCAGCAACGCGGAGGAGACCCAGGCCGGTCTGGCGGACAGGGCACAGTGGCTGCTGCAGGACCGGCTCGTCGAGTTGGGCGCCGACTTCCGCGAGGGCGAACCGTGGGCGCCGAATGTCGTCGTCGACCGTAACCTGATCACGGGACAGAATCCCGGCTCCTCCGCCGCCGTGGCCACGGCGCTGCTGCAAAAGTTGGGCTGA
- a CDS encoding aldo/keto reductase codes for MSTNLHARPAEASGTFALGGDLPVHRLGYGAMQLTGPGVWGEPEDPDEAVQVLRRAVELGINFIDTADSYGPFVSEQLIRKALHPYADDLVIATKGGLTRSGPGDWRPVGRPEYLRQQTELSLRHLGVEQIDLYQLHRIDEQVPLADQLGELVLLQQEGKIRHIGVSQVSVEQLKQAREIATIVSVQNLYNLANRTDEDVLDYAERESIAFIPWFPIATGELARPGGPLDAIAKEHGASPAQLALAWLLRRSPVMLPIPGTSSVAHLDENTDAARITLTDKEFEALSAAA; via the coding sequence ATGAGCACCAACCTCCACGCACGGCCCGCCGAAGCGTCCGGCACCTTCGCCCTCGGCGGTGACCTACCCGTTCACCGGCTCGGCTACGGCGCCATGCAGCTGACCGGTCCCGGCGTCTGGGGCGAACCCGAGGATCCTGACGAGGCGGTACAGGTTTTGCGGCGGGCCGTCGAACTCGGCATCAATTTCATCGACACCGCCGATTCCTATGGCCCGTTCGTCAGCGAGCAGCTCATCCGGAAGGCATTGCACCCGTACGCCGATGATCTGGTGATCGCTACCAAGGGCGGCTTGACGCGCTCGGGGCCGGGCGACTGGCGGCCGGTCGGCAGGCCCGAATATCTGCGCCAGCAAACCGAACTCAGCCTGCGCCACCTCGGCGTCGAGCAGATCGACCTCTACCAGCTGCATCGGATCGACGAGCAGGTGCCGCTGGCCGATCAGCTCGGCGAGCTCGTGCTGCTCCAGCAGGAGGGCAAGATCCGGCACATCGGCGTCTCCCAGGTGAGCGTCGAGCAGCTGAAGCAGGCCCGCGAGATCGCCACGATCGTCTCGGTGCAGAACCTGTACAACCTGGCCAACCGCACCGACGAGGACGTGCTCGACTACGCCGAGCGGGAGAGCATCGCGTTCATCCCGTGGTTCCCGATCGCCACCGGCGAGCTCGCGCGGCCGGGCGGCCCGCTCGACGCGATCGCCAAGGAGCACGGCGCGAGCCCCGCCCAGCTCGCGCTCGCCTGGCTGCTGCGCCGCTCGCCGGTAATGCTGCCGATTCCCGGCACCTCCAGCGTCGCGCACCTCGACGAGAACACCGACGCCGCGCGGATCACCTTGACCGACAAGGAGTTCGAGGCGCTCTCCGCGGCAGCCTGA
- a CDS encoding helix-turn-helix domain-containing protein has product MVEIDWTGEDVRALRAAMRRSRYEFARLVGVTPRTVVLWENGRTNRMHAASQRLLDRVLSEADPVVVARFERAVTASRGTGFDLADTYSALDTETQLGRDIGLDKEVEDDDVRRRELLACIGVGLTGPAADLVAGEPEKMLATLDAGSISERRLELFEHSVEALGKQVVRVPPHELLATTLEQFRTVRGTLGQRQATHHQVRLVRTAGRLANVVGEILFNEGHLGQARMWYGTAIHAAQDIGDRYSEDIAMAGLAYLPTYSDKPKEVLNLLGGRLDQNPAHGPAAAWLWGIAARAHARLNNADQFARCIERSGRALENIDPEELTVGIFSYRPEKLAFYQAIGYADLGRAAETANAAARALARYDPKETTEPALVRLEHATALLSSGEIDEACSVATQAITSHHTYIGLTVTKRARQFDAALTGFRGRAVAEWRQHARSVIESTRTKA; this is encoded by the coding sequence ATGGTTGAGATCGACTGGACGGGCGAGGATGTCCGAGCGCTTCGCGCCGCGATGCGGCGAAGTCGGTACGAATTCGCGCGTCTGGTGGGCGTCACCCCGCGCACCGTCGTCCTATGGGAAAACGGCCGGACCAACCGCATGCATGCCGCGAGCCAGCGGCTGCTCGACCGGGTTCTGTCCGAAGCCGATCCCGTCGTCGTCGCGCGATTCGAGCGGGCCGTCACAGCGAGCCGGGGCACCGGCTTCGACCTAGCGGACACCTACTCGGCGCTCGATACGGAAACCCAGCTCGGTAGGGACATCGGGCTCGACAAGGAAGTCGAGGATGACGACGTGCGAAGGCGAGAGTTATTGGCCTGCATCGGGGTCGGCCTCACCGGGCCTGCCGCCGATCTGGTAGCGGGCGAACCGGAGAAGATGCTGGCCACCCTGGATGCCGGATCGATCAGCGAGCGACGCCTCGAACTGTTCGAGCACTCGGTCGAGGCACTCGGCAAACAGGTGGTGCGGGTGCCGCCACACGAGCTGCTCGCCACCACCCTCGAGCAGTTCCGCACCGTCCGTGGAACTCTCGGCCAGCGGCAGGCAACCCACCATCAGGTCCGGCTGGTGCGCACGGCGGGCCGACTGGCCAATGTGGTCGGCGAGATCCTGTTCAACGAAGGACATCTGGGCCAGGCCCGCATGTGGTACGGCACCGCTATCCACGCCGCGCAAGACATCGGTGATCGATATTCCGAGGATATCGCCATGGCCGGTCTCGCATATCTACCGACCTATAGCGACAAACCGAAGGAAGTCTTGAACTTGCTCGGTGGCCGCCTCGACCAGAATCCGGCACACGGCCCCGCCGCCGCCTGGTTGTGGGGAATAGCGGCCAGGGCACATGCCCGTCTCAATAATGCCGACCAGTTCGCGCGGTGTATCGAAAGATCCGGACGTGCATTGGAAAATATTGACCCGGAAGAGCTTACGGTCGGAATCTTTTCTTATCGCCCGGAAAAGCTCGCGTTCTATCAAGCTATCGGCTACGCCGATCTCGGCCGCGCGGCGGAAACCGCCAACGCCGCTGCCCGCGCGCTGGCCAGGTACGACCCGAAGGAAACAACGGAACCGGCGCTCGTCCGCCTCGAACACGCCACCGCGTTGCTGAGTTCCGGAGAAATCGATGAAGCGTGTTCCGTTGCGACACAAGCGATCACCAGTCACCACACCTACATCGGCCTGACTGTCACCAAGCGCGCCAGGCAGTTCGACGCCGCGCTCACCGGTTTTCGCGGTCGAGCGGTCGCCGAGTGGCGCCAGCACGCCCGCTCGGTCATCGAGTCGACCCGAACGAAGGCATAG
- a CDS encoding MbtH family protein: protein MNNPFDDDDAQFYVLVNDDGEHSLWPVFAAVPGGWTIAYGAAARQACLRYVRTHWVDMRPKSLIEAMSNETP, encoded by the coding sequence ATGAACAACCCCTTCGATGACGACGACGCGCAGTTCTACGTCCTCGTCAATGACGATGGCGAGCACTCGCTCTGGCCGGTCTTCGCCGCCGTCCCCGGCGGCTGGACCATCGCCTACGGCGCTGCCGCACGCCAGGCCTGTCTGCGGTACGTCCGAACCCATTGGGTCGATATGCGGCCGAAGTCCCTCATCGAGGCCATGTCCAACGAAACACCCTGA
- the mftG gene encoding mycofactocin dehydrogenase MftG has product MTDTLIVGGGTAGCVLAARLTEQPDHTVRLLEAGPMWVAPDGFPAELLDATRMPIGADAPWLWRYPVTLADDGVAVRGNIVRGKVLGGSGAVNGSYFVRATAADFAAWSAESGSSQAWSFDSVLPAYCRSERDLDFGDQPWHGGSGPIPVRRTANPVPLSEQFAIACAALGFPAIPDLNAGAGAIEGVGPVPCNTDNGRRVSTASGYLLPVLSRPNLTVRSATSVLRIRFHGTAAVGVDVLRDDRTETIWADRIVLSAGAIESAALLLRSGIGNPEQLRALDIPVVHPAPVGAWFTDHPEIGLEYRLRTPERATVPLEYVLETDDVEIRPYTVAFTPGVGRLGVALMRPRSAGVLRLRSADPAVPPVIEHDYLSAEHDRTRLRDAVATASEVLHHMSAELLTERIPRSPQQAGAWLQANLATSQHLSGTCRMGPATDDRAVVDERCRVHGVTGLSVVDLAVVPVPLSRGPQATTVMIAEKAARNCSMENRPLY; this is encoded by the coding sequence ATGACCGACACGCTCATCGTCGGGGGCGGCACCGCGGGCTGTGTGCTCGCGGCACGGTTGACCGAGCAGCCGGACCACACCGTCCGGCTGCTCGAGGCCGGTCCGATGTGGGTCGCGCCGGACGGATTTCCGGCGGAACTGCTCGACGCCACCCGCATGCCGATCGGCGCGGACGCACCGTGGCTGTGGCGCTATCCGGTCACCCTCGCCGACGACGGCGTAGCGGTGCGGGGAAACATAGTGCGCGGCAAGGTGCTCGGCGGTTCGGGTGCGGTCAACGGCAGTTACTTCGTGCGGGCCACCGCGGCGGACTTCGCGGCGTGGAGCGCGGAGTCGGGTTCGTCGCAGGCCTGGTCGTTCGATTCGGTGCTTCCCGCATACTGCCGTTCGGAGCGTGACCTCGACTTCGGTGACCAGCCCTGGCATGGCGGGTCCGGCCCGATTCCGGTGCGCCGCACCGCAAATCCGGTACCGCTGAGCGAGCAGTTCGCCATTGCCTGTGCGGCACTGGGGTTTCCGGCTATTCCCGATCTCAACGCAGGCGCGGGTGCCATCGAAGGCGTGGGCCCGGTGCCGTGCAATACGGACAACGGTAGGCGGGTGAGCACCGCGTCCGGCTACCTGCTGCCGGTGTTGTCTCGGCCGAATCTCACGGTGCGGAGCGCGACGTCGGTGCTGCGCATCCGCTTCCACGGCACGGCCGCCGTCGGTGTCGACGTGCTGCGCGACGACCGGACCGAAACCATCTGGGCCGACCGCATCGTGCTCAGCGCGGGCGCGATCGAATCCGCCGCGCTGCTGCTGCGTTCCGGCATCGGCAACCCCGAACAGCTGCGGGCACTCGATATCCCGGTCGTGCATCCCGCACCGGTCGGTGCCTGGTTCACCGACCACCCCGAAATCGGTCTCGAATATCGACTCCGCACACCGGAACGAGCAACCGTTCCCTTGGAATACGTCCTGGAAACCGACGATGTCGAAATCCGCCCCTACACGGTCGCTTTCACCCCTGGCGTAGGACGACTCGGCGTTGCCCTGATGCGGCCGCGCTCCGCCGGTGTGTTGCGGCTGCGCTCGGCCGACCCCGCGGTACCGCCGGTCATCGAGCACGACTATCTCTCGGCCGAGCACGATCGGACCCGGCTACGCGACGCGGTCGCGACGGCATCGGAGGTGCTGCACCACATGTCGGCGGAACTGCTCACCGAGCGGATACCGCGGTCGCCGCAGCAGGCCGGTGCCTGGCTGCAGGCGAATCTGGCTACCTCGCAACACCTCTCCGGCACCTGCCGGATGGGGCCCGCGACCGACGATCGAGCGGTGGTGGACGAGCGGTGCCGGGTGCACGGCGTGACCGGTTTGTCGGTGGTCGATCTCGCTGTCGTCCCGGTGCCGTTGAGCCGTGGCCCGCAGGCCACGACGGTGATGATCGCCGAAAAGGCCGCCCGGAATTGTTCAATGGAAAATCGTCCACTTTATTAA
- the mftF gene encoding mycofactocin biosynthesis glycosyltransferase MftF (Members of this protein family, MftF, are glycosyltransferases, members of PF00535 (glycosyl transferase family 2). The encoding gene is found as part of the mycofactocin cassette, in Mycobacterium tuberculosis, many other Actinobacteria, and occasional members of other lineages. Mycofactocin itself, a putative redox carrier, is a heavily modified derivative of the C-terminal Val-Tyr dipeptide of the mycofactocin precursor MftA (TIGR03969).) — translation MRHDRLPDGFGVRIDPRVRAYSGGRVLIGGSPARLLRLAPEAAEMIGDGYLEVTGPKSATVARRLLDSGVANPRPRLLPSPEDVTVIVPLHNNADGLARLLAALRGHNVIVVDDGSDQPVQIPRDRGTRCRVTVLRHDHRQGPAAARNAGLKAATTDFVAFLDSDVVPRSGWLEVMLGHFSDPEVALVAPRIVALDPESNALARYEHTRSSLDLGRREAAVQSHGLVSYVPSAALLVRRRALLAQDGFDESMQVAEDVDLCWRLEQAGWRLRYEPAAHVAHDHRVSFRAWFGRKMFYGTGAAPLGERHPGMVSPLSVPSWTVLAAFLFATLSKWGLIGGLITLATALVRLRRVFAELDNPTRIAAIYLSRGFFAGLWRLASAMCRHYWPVTLLAMLASRRIRRIAITMAVADGLADWFTHRDAGGLDPVRYVAYKRLDDIAYGTGLWVGAFRARSPESLKPAAPSH, via the coding sequence ATGCGCCATGATCGCCTGCCCGACGGATTCGGGGTGCGGATTGATCCACGGGTACGCGCATACTCCGGAGGCCGGGTACTGATCGGCGGTTCGCCCGCACGGTTGCTGCGACTTGCCCCGGAGGCCGCCGAGATGATCGGCGACGGGTACCTCGAGGTGACCGGCCCGAAGTCCGCGACCGTTGCCAGACGGCTGCTCGACTCCGGAGTCGCCAACCCGCGTCCCCGCCTGCTGCCCTCACCCGAGGACGTCACCGTCATTGTGCCGCTACACAACAACGCCGACGGGCTCGCCCGGCTACTCGCGGCACTGCGCGGGCACAACGTCATCGTGGTCGACGACGGCTCGGACCAGCCGGTGCAGATCCCGCGTGACCGGGGCACCCGCTGCCGGGTCACCGTGCTGCGGCACGACCACCGGCAGGGCCCCGCCGCCGCGCGCAATGCCGGATTGAAGGCCGCGACAACCGACTTCGTCGCGTTCCTCGACTCCGACGTGGTGCCGCGCAGCGGCTGGCTCGAGGTGATGCTCGGGCACTTCAGCGATCCGGAGGTGGCGCTGGTTGCCCCAAGGATCGTCGCGCTCGACCCGGAGTCCAATGCCCTCGCCCGCTACGAGCACACCCGCTCCTCGTTGGATCTGGGCAGGCGGGAGGCCGCAGTGCAGTCGCACGGACTGGTGTCGTACGTGCCGAGCGCCGCGCTGCTGGTGCGTCGCCGGGCACTGCTGGCGCAGGACGGATTCGACGAGTCGATGCAGGTCGCCGAGGACGTGGATCTGTGCTGGCGGCTCGAGCAGGCGGGCTGGCGGTTGCGCTACGAGCCCGCCGCTCACGTCGCGCACGACCACCGGGTTTCCTTCCGCGCCTGGTTCGGCCGAAAGATGTTCTACGGCACGGGCGCAGCGCCGCTCGGTGAACGCCACCCCGGCATGGTCTCGCCACTGTCGGTGCCCTCCTGGACGGTGCTGGCCGCGTTCCTGTTCGCCACGCTGTCCAAGTGGGGGCTGATCGGCGGGCTGATCACGCTGGCGACGGCGCTGGTCCGACTACGCCGGGTCTTCGCGGAACTGGACAACCCGACGCGGATCGCCGCGATCTACCTGTCCCGTGGTTTCTTCGCCGGTCTGTGGCGCCTGGCCTCGGCGATGTGCAGGCACTACTGGCCGGTGACGCTGCTGGCGATGCTGGCGTCGCGGCGCATTCGGCGCATCGCGATCACCATGGCCGTCGCCGACGGTCTCGCCGACTGGTTCACCCATCGCGATGCCGGTGGCCTCGATCCGGTGCGCTACGTGGCGTACAAGCGGCTCGACGACATCGCCTACGGCACCGGGCTCTGGGTGGGCGCGTTCCGCGCGCGCAGCCCGGAATCGCTGAAACCCGCTGCGCCGTCCCACTGA
- the mftC gene encoding mycofactocin radical SAM maturase (MftC is a radical SAM/SPASM enzyme that catalyzes the first two steps in biosynthesis of the electron carrier mycofactocin from the terminal Val-Tyr dipeptide of the precursor peptide MftA.), which yields MLDLDTRWQLHPRVALRPEPFGALLYHFGTRKLSFLKSQRIVEIVRSLPAHPSARTALRAAGISDENAVLYVKALTQLVDSDMIVGAPADAPLAPAAVSPAPAPSTAGVVPPSDAAVRLVDRFESGLAAPICLTWELTYACNLSCVHCLSSSGRRDPRELSTEQCKALIDEFERMQIFYVNIGGGEPTVRPDFWELVDYATAHHVGVKFSTNGVRITPAVAARLAASDYVDVQISLDGADAAVNDAVRGPGSYDMAIRALENLAAAGFRDAKLSVVATRHNIGQLDEFRAIAEKYGATLRLTRLRPSGRGADVWDDLHPTQDQQRVLYDWLVRNGEGVLTGDSFFHLSALGQALPGLNLCGAGRVVCLVDPVGDVYACPFAIHDRFHAGNVVSDGGFRTVWQESQLFAELREPSGGGACASCSHFDSCRGGCMAAKFFTGLPADGPDPECVQGYGEAALADTGRLIPRSSVDHSRRVTPRTSSRKPAPVPLTLSVTRPSVFPPERRPSRACDENPLA from the coding sequence ATGCTCGATCTCGATACCCGATGGCAGTTGCATCCGCGGGTGGCGCTGCGGCCGGAACCGTTCGGTGCGCTGCTCTACCACTTCGGCACCCGCAAACTCTCCTTCCTGAAGAGTCAGCGGATCGTCGAGATCGTGCGGTCGCTGCCGGCCCACCCCTCCGCGCGCACGGCGCTGCGCGCGGCCGGTATTTCCGACGAGAATGCCGTGCTCTACGTGAAAGCGCTGACACAGCTGGTCGATTCCGACATGATCGTCGGGGCGCCGGCCGATGCTCCGTTGGCGCCCGCCGCCGTGAGCCCGGCTCCGGCACCGTCGACGGCGGGGGTGGTCCCGCCGTCCGACGCGGCGGTGCGTCTGGTCGATCGGTTCGAATCCGGTCTGGCCGCACCGATTTGCCTCACCTGGGAACTGACCTACGCCTGCAATCTGTCCTGTGTGCACTGCCTGTCCTCGTCCGGCCGCCGCGATCCGCGGGAGCTGAGCACCGAACAGTGCAAGGCACTGATCGACGAGTTCGAGCGCATGCAGATCTTCTACGTGAACATCGGCGGCGGCGAGCCGACGGTGCGCCCGGACTTCTGGGAGCTGGTGGACTACGCGACGGCGCACCACGTGGGAGTGAAGTTCTCCACCAACGGGGTTCGGATCACCCCGGCGGTTGCCGCGCGATTGGCCGCGAGCGACTATGTCGACGTACAGATCTCGCTGGACGGTGCCGACGCCGCGGTGAACGACGCGGTGCGCGGTCCTGGTTCCTACGACATGGCCATCCGGGCACTGGAAAACCTTGCCGCGGCGGGCTTCCGGGACGCGAAGCTGTCCGTCGTGGCGACCAGGCACAACATCGGCCAGCTCGACGAATTCCGGGCTATCGCCGAAAAGTACGGTGCCACCTTACGATTGACCAGGCTGCGCCCGTCAGGCCGCGGCGCGGATGTCTGGGACGACCTGCATCCGACGCAGGACCAGCAGCGGGTGCTCTACGACTGGCTGGTGCGCAACGGCGAGGGCGTGCTCACCGGTGACTCGTTCTTCCACCTGTCCGCGCTCGGTCAGGCCCTGCCCGGCTTGAACCTGTGCGGCGCGGGCCGGGTGGTCTGCCTGGTCGATCCGGTCGGCGATGTGTACGCCTGCCCGTTCGCCATCCACGACCGGTTCCACGCCGGAAATGTGGTGTCCGACGGCGGTTTTCGCACCGTATGGCAGGAGTCCCAGCTGTTCGCTGAGCTGCGCGAGCCGAGCGGTGGCGGCGCGTGCGCGTCGTGCAGTCACTTTGACTCGTGCCGCGGCGGCTGCATGGCGGCGAAGTTCTTCACCGGCTTGCCCGCCGACGGGCCGGACCCGGAGTGCGTCCAGGGTTACGGCGAGGCGGCGTTGGCCGACACCGGCAGGCTGATCCCGCGCTCCTCGGTCGATCACTCCCGGCGGGTGACGCCCCGGACGAGTTCGCGCAAACCCGCCCCCGTCCCACTGACGCTGTCCGTGACGCGCCCGAGCGTATTCCCGCCTGAACGTCGCCCGTCCCGGGCCTGCGACGAGAACCCGCTCGCCTGA
- the mftR2 gene encoding mycofactocin system transcriptional regulator MftR2 produces the protein MQASGGGNTLSESEIVEAALRVVREDGVEKLSMRRLSRELGVSPMAPYYYVADKRELLDLVATAALTGVRTPPPESGPWQYRLRDLIDQIDDKLRKHPGLGDVLIEQMLGKQLDLIAAIMEILFEAGFTDRNVLAAYATIHTYLFGRSRVNPRDRAPLSDVALPAAVERATKHMADLRGKYAYDFGMEVLISGLEAQLVRQSKSDVR, from the coding sequence ATGCAGGCGAGCGGAGGCGGCAATACCCTGTCGGAGTCCGAGATCGTCGAGGCCGCGCTGCGGGTGGTCCGCGAAGACGGTGTGGAGAAGTTGTCGATGCGGCGACTGTCCCGCGAACTCGGCGTCTCGCCGATGGCGCCGTACTACTACGTCGCCGACAAGCGCGAGTTGCTCGACCTGGTTGCCACCGCCGCACTGACCGGAGTACGCACGCCACCACCGGAATCCGGCCCGTGGCAGTACCGGCTGCGTGACCTCATCGACCAGATCGACGACAAGCTGCGCAAGCATCCCGGCCTCGGCGACGTGCTGATCGAGCAGATGCTCGGCAAACAGCTCGACCTGATCGCCGCGATCATGGAGATCCTGTTCGAGGCGGGTTTCACCGACCGCAACGTACTCGCCGCGTACGCGACGATTCACACCTACCTGTTCGGCCGCAGCCGGGTGAACCCGCGTGATCGCGCGCCGCTGTCCGACGTCGCGCTGCCCGCCGCGGTCGAGCGCGCCACCAAGCACATGGCGGACCTGCGCGGAAAGTATGCCTACGACTTCGGCATGGAGGTGCTGATCTCCGGCCTAGAGGCCCAGCTTGTCCGGCAGTCGAAGTCCGACGTACGATGA